A single genomic interval of Nycticebus coucang isolate mNycCou1 chromosome 21, mNycCou1.pri, whole genome shotgun sequence harbors:
- the MRPS26 gene encoding 28S ribosomal protein S26, mitochondrial produces MLRMLSGLGVRPPCRPLVLRLLPARGRKTRHDPPAKSKVGRVKTPPLVDPAEYLVLMQRYQQYRQTVRALRQEFVSEVRKKVHEARAGVLAERKALQDAADHQDLMAWNQAENQRLQKLRIERLWREAQEQEQRRAEEQDRQTQEAKAWVQLKEREVLQLQEEAKTFITRENLEARVEEALDSQKSYNWAITKEGLVVRPQHKGS; encoded by the exons ATGCTGCGCATGCTGAGCGGCCTGGGCGTGCGGCCCCCGTGCCGGCCCCTAGTCCTGCGGCTGTTGCCGGCGCGCGGCCGCAAGACCCGCCACGACCCGCCAGCCAAGTCTAAGGTCGGGCGCGTGAAGACGCCGCCCTTGGTGGACCCTGCGGAGTACTTAGTGCTGATGCAGCGGTACCAGCAGTACCGCCAGACCGTGCGCGCCCTCAG GCAGGAGTTCGTGTCCGAGGTGCGGAAGAAGGTGCATGAGGCCCGAGCCGGGGTCCTAGCGGAGCGCAAGGCCCTGCAGGACGCCGCCGATCACCAGGATCTGATGGCCTGGAACCAGGCGGAGAACCAGCGTCTGCAGAAGTTACG GATAGAGAGGCTGTGGCGGGAGGCGCAGGAGCAGGAGCAGCGGCGGGCCGAGGAGCAGGACCGCCAGACCCAAGAGGCGAAGGCCTGGGTGCAGCTCAAGGAGCGAGAAGTGCTGCAGCTGCAG GAGGAGGCAAAAACCTTCATCACTCGAGAGAACCTGGAGGCACGGGTGGAAGAAGCATTGGACTCCCAGAAGAGCTACAACTGGGCTATCACCAAAGAGGGGCTGGTGGTCAGGCCACAGCACAAGGGATCCTAG